The Symphalangus syndactylus isolate Jambi chromosome 1, NHGRI_mSymSyn1-v2.1_pri, whole genome shotgun sequence DNA segment CCAGACTGCCCACTCTCAGAAGAGCTTTGAGGACAGAACCAGGGAGCTGTGGTGCAGAGGGCTCCAGCTGCTCTGTCCTGCACAGCCCAGATGCAGGGCACCCACTCACCTGGATAGCCTGTACCAACCGGTTGCTGAGTTCCAGGGCGGCAGAGGCTGTGGATGAGCCAAAGGAGGCAGCCCCTCGCTGCAGCCCCCGCATGAGGCGGCCATCCTTCCTGTACTGCTCAATGGGCAGCCACAGCAGGTCCCGGAACCCTTGGACTGGGGGGAAGGAGCGCTCAGAGACACCCGAGgctgccctgcccccacctcctcctcttATTCCCAATGGCAGCTTCTAGGTTGCCCAAGGGTAAAAGCAGTTTCGAGGGCTTCCAAACCTAGACACTCACAGAGCTGGACAACCGAGTGCATGGGGCCCACGCCTCCCAGCAGGCCGGGCAACTGGTTCTTGCGGATGTCCTGCAGCCACTCGTTGAGGGCATAGCCCAGCACCTTGTCCACACCCAGGAGCCTGGCAGGGCAGGGAGGTGAGGAGGCAGAAGGTGAGGCAGAGCCACACATGGAGGGACTGTGGGGCCAGGAGGACTCAGTACCCCTGTGGCAAGTACTGTGGGTACTCCTACCCTCCCTGTGGTCCCACCCAGTCATGTGCAGAGGGACTgcgtcctcttttttttttttttttgagatggagtcttgctctgttgtccaggctggagtgcagtggtgcgatcttggctcactgcaaccgcctcccgggttcaagcaattctcctgcctcagcctcctgagtagctgggattacaggtgcatgccaccacgcccggctgatttttgtatttttagtagagacggggtttcaccatgttggtcaggctggtctcgaatgcctgaatgtgtgagccatcatgcccagccaactgcgtcctttttacagaggagaaactgaggccctgagaaGGGTGATGACTTGGCGAAGGCCACACAACCAGTTAGGACCAGAACAGAGGGAAGATCAGGGACCCTGGAGAGAGGCTGGGGTGCTGGGGACTCACCCGTGCCTGCAACAGAGCCGCTTTAGCTTCAGCTCGGAGCAGTTGAGTTGGGCCAGGCCGATGAGGAGGCCAGCGAAAGTGccctgggagagggagggggtCCAGGTTTACCCGATGGGACTCAGGGAGCCAGCCAGCCCATGGGAGCCACTGGAGAGCGCCCTGGCCGCTAATGGTGCCTGGATGCAAGACCTGGCCCCCAGAGGGACTCAGCCACAGCTGACCCCACATGGCCACCCCATCCTACCGCCCCACTTACCACCTGGTCCATCGTGACGTGCTTGCCATGGTAATCCAGCCAGATGGGGACCTCAGACGTGAAGCGGAACTCTCTGGGTAGGGGAGCAGGAAGAGGGGGTTCTTTGCTCACTGGCCTGGCCCCCAGCAATCTGGCCCAGGGACCCCCGCCCACAGTCCAGCAGCCTACCTGAAGTAGATGGGCTGCTGGTCAGGAGGGGAGGGGCTGTGTCCACCGCCTGGGGCTTCCTGCGAACCAGTGGTCTCTACGCCCTCGGCCTGTCCTTCCAGGGGGCTGCTGGGCTGGGCTCGAGTCTCGGGGCGAGCTAGGGGAGGGGAGGTCACAGACTGGGGATGGGGCCAGGGATGACTGGGAACCTGGGTTGTCCTGAGAGGCAGAAGGCCCAGGTGCTCCCCTCCCCGGCCCAGCCTCTCACTCTCAACGGAGGTCTCCCCTGGGACCACAGGGTTGATGCCGGCCACCAGACTAGTGAAGAAGTCCTTGAGGAAGAAGAGGGCATCCTGCAAGGGAGAGGTCCAGATGTGGATCAGACTCAGAGGCCTGGAGACAGTGGGGTCACCCTAGGCTCTGCCCTCACGTAGACCACTCACCTGGTCCACATTGAGCCGCAGGGGCATCAGCGAGACGCGGAGACAGCACTCAGGCCCACCCAGGTTGGTGGTGGGGGCCACATGCAGCGCTTTGATGGTGAGCTGGGAGCAGAGGGTGAGTTCTGGGCGCCTGCTGGGCCTCTGGGGCAGCAGCTCACCCAGCTGTTCCCTGACAGCTCACCCAGCCACCCTGCCTCTGAACACGCTGTTCCCTTCGCTAACACAGCCCCTGGCTCTGCCTTCCTCCCAGGCTCACAAACAACCTGGGTGTTTGTGTGGgaatgcgtgtatgtgtgtgaatcCATGCATGTGTGAAGATGTGTCTCCGACGGTCCCGTGCCCTGCCCCAGGGTGGATGGTGCAGGTCGCTCATACCATGTTAGAGTGGGCGCGTCGCGGCATCCGCTCACTCGTGTGTAGGTACAGGAACTTGTTGATCTGGGAGGAGGCGAGCCGGTCTCGGACCTCCAGCTCCTGCACGATGAACACCTGACGGGACAGCGGTCgctcctccagctcctggctGGGGGCCTCGGGGCCTGTGGCTGGCTCCGCTGGGTACACCTCGTGCTGGAAGCTTACCTGTGGGGTGGACAGAGGCCTGGCCAGGTAAACAGGGCCCCAAGAGGGTGGGAAGGGCTGGCCCCAGACcccttctctattctttttttgagacagagtctcactttgtcgcccaggttggagtgcagtggcgcgatctcggctcactgcaacctctgcctctcaggttcaagtgattctcctgcctcggcttccccagtagctgggattacaggcatgtgccaccacacccagctaatttttgtacttttagtagagacagggtttcacaatgttggccaggctggtctcgaactcctggcttcaagtgatcttcctgcctcgccctcccaaagtgctgggactacaggcatgagccaccaggcccggccccaaccccttctctattCTATGCCCAGCAGGGACCTGCCTCTCCCTCCAGACCTGCCCCTGCTCTTGCTTCCCATGCCAGCTGCACTGGTCTCTGCCCCTCAAAGAGTCCAGGCCTGTTTTGCCTTCAGGACTTCGCTCTCGTAGCCCCCCTCCGTGGAAAGccttccttccccctcttccTGCACACCCACTGGCTGGCCATCAGGTCTCAGAGAGGCCCCTGGCGCCCTGCTCTGACACTCATCTCCCCCAAGTTCTTGTAGCACAGCCCACCAACCCGAGCAGCCTGAGGCCCCTCTGCCCTTTGCCTCTAGCGGCTCCTTGGGAAGCCCAGCACTGGCCTGGCTCACTCTAAGCAAGTGGGACCGCCCTGCCCCAGGCAATTTCCCAGGCCCAAACCTTGAACCCCCTGCACCACTCTCTGTATCTCACACACACCCCATCCGCAGCTGAACCTGTGGCCAGCCCCCATCTAGGCTCTCCTGAACCTGCTCACTAGCCCTCCCTGATTGCTGCACAGCCCAGCCCCACAGAGGCCTCTCCTCAAAAGCCCTGAGGGGTTCGTCTCTTGTAAGACCCAAAAGAAATATTCTGGGTCGCTGGTTATGCGCAGGCTCTGCTGCTCCTGGAAACGCCaggatgcttccagtttttttttgtttttttttttttgaaacagagtcttactctgttgcccaggctggaatgcagtagggcgatctcagctcactgcaacttctgcctcttgggctcaaacaactctcctgcctcagcctcctgagtagctgggactataggcgcacccCACCAcaactggttaatttttttttttttttagtagaaatggggtttcgccatgttgcccaggctggtctcaaactcctgagctcaggtgatctgctcgcttcggccttccaaagtgctgggattacaggcaagtcaccatgcctggccccaatttGTGGCTTTCACGCAGTCCTCTCTGCCTGAAAACTCTTCCTGGCTCACATCCCCACTTGTTCAGGTCTTTGTTCAAACGGTGCCTTTGGAAGAGGACTTTCCAGACCCACCTGTCTCCTCCACCCCTGCAGACTTTCCCCTGAGCGCTCTTCACCATCAGACACACTCGATACATCTTGGTCCCTGCCTGGCTTCCTCCACTACAAAGGCAGGGGTTTTCCTCTGCGTTAGTCATTGCTACACGTGACATCGAGAACAAGGCCCGCTGGTCTATGACACACACGTGCAGTAGGCACTCGCCACCCCACTCACCTTGCTCAGCTGGATCTCCATGAGGACATGGTGCTGCCGCCCGCTGCCCCCCTGCGTGCGCCATGAGTTCTGGGGCCGGTTGGGGCCAGAGCAGCGGGAAGGGGAGTTCCTGGGACCCGAGAGGCCAGCTCTTGCCCTGGGAAGAGGGACAGGGGCCAAGCTGACTCAGAGGAACCCCATTCCCTCCCCGTCCTCAGCAGGCCTTTTAGCCTAGGACAAGAGACCTCCGCTAGCCCCAGTCCTGGGAGGCAGGCGGGATAAGGaaggacaaggaaactgaggcccacctGGGGTGGATGGGGTTCAAGGTCTCCAGCTGCTGAAAGTCAGAGCTGGACCAGCCTGAGCCCCAACCTTCACCAGCTGCCACCTGCACCCACTCCTCCTCACCTGTGGCCGGGGTGGGGGCCAAAGTCTCGGCCCCCATAGAGGTGCCAGACAAGGGAGACTTCACGTAGCACCACCCGAGTGCTGGGCACTGGGAAATGGGCAGGTGCCCGCAGCAAGTCCGTGCTGCCGATCGGCCGTGAGAAGTAACCATCCCGCACAACGATGGGGCCGGGATGCAGCTGTGTCACCACAGGCTCCCCGTCTCGGGGCTGCAAGGAGGCCAGGTAGAGACATGTGACACAGATCTTCGATCCAGCCCagctgcccccagccccagcgcCTGTTTCTCCCCTGGCctcacttctttttcctttttttttttttaaagacagggtcgggtcatgctcggtcacccaggctggagtgcagtggcacaatcacggttcactgcaacctctgcctcctaggctcaagcgatcctcccacctcagcctcctgagtagcagggactgcagacatgtgccaccacatctggctaattttacttttttttttttttgagacggagtcttgctctgtcgcccaggttatagtgcagtggcgcaatctcggctcactgcaagctccgcctcccgggttccagcgattctcctgcctcagcctcctgagtagctgggtctacaggtgcctgccaccgcgcccagctcattttttgtatttttagtagagatggggtttcactgtgttagccaggatggtctcgatctcctgacctcgtgatccaccctccttggcctcccaaagtgctgggattacaggcttgagccaccgcgcccagccaattttacttttttttgtagagatagggtctcactatgttgctcaggctaatcTCTCAttgctggactcaagcaattctcccaccgtcacctcccaaattgctgggattataggcgtgacccaccatgcttggcctcctCCCTGTTTTTGATGAAAGATGACACTTCTGGGTTGCTGTTCCCTGGGTCTATGCCTGAGTGCTCTGTCCAAGAGGAGCCTGAGAGTCCCAGGCTCCTGCCAGCCCTGCCTCCTAAGACCTCGGTGAGTTCAGATATTCCCACCGGCCCTTGCAGCCACATGGTTCTCCATCCCTCTTGCTAActgccctctcctcttcctccatcccttgaATGTCCCAGTCCCTCTGCCCAGAACACCAGGCCTCCTCTTCCTCTGGAAATCTACCCACTCCATCAAAGCCCAGCATCAGGGCTGCCTCCCTAGGGTGGCACAGACCTAGCACCGCCCCCCAAGTGATGGCGACCACCTCCTGCCTGCTTCTCTCACCACAGGAGCTCCAGATGGCCAGGCAACCACCCCTGAGTGTTCCGTCCCCACCCCAAACACACCTGCCTGGACAGCAAACTGGTCCACCCCTCCCACCACGCACCGGGATGCCCAGGCCGGGAGCATCAAGGATGCAGAACTCATCACTGTCCAGGGTGTCTCCATCACCCTCCTCTTCCCTttcatcttccttctcctctgAGCACGACCCTAAGCTGCCAGCAGGTGGTGAAGGGGGCGGAGCCCCACTCCGTTCACCTGGGAATAGGTAGACGGAGATAGGTGACGCCTGAGGGAGGTGGCCACCTATAGGAGAGAGGCCAGTTTGGAGAGGCGCCCACAGTGGGTGCCTGACTGTGTCTGCTGTCCCCGCAGCACCCCCACTCCACCTGAAGACTGGGCCAGCTCCCGCAGGCTGCGCTCGGTGTCCAGGAGGGCATCGGCCAGGTCGCGCTGGTTGATGAGGGCCGTCTCCACTGGGGGGCATGAGGGCAGAGAGGCAGGACTCTCCGAGAGCTGGGCCAGGCAGGGGAGGAGCAATGAGTGAGACAGGACGAGGGTGGCCCCCagggctcccccaaccccaggcccgAGGGCCATGGCAGGGGAGGGGCCTGGCCGAGCTCTGGTAGCCTGTGTGGCCAGGCCTCACCTGTACCTTCTGGCCGGCGATCTCCGTGGGGCTGGGGGGCCGGGGTGGGGGGTGCAGATCGCCTGTGCTCATTACGTACTGGAGCAGGTTGACCAGCAGGGCACAGGAGTCGGCACAGCTGTGCACGTGTACCACGTTGTTGGAGCAGCGCAGCTCAAATAGCGGCTGGCTCTGCGGGCGGGGCAGGGGGAGCAGTTATGTGAACACAGGGGCCACTGCCTGCTGGCCCCACCCACTCGCTGGGAGGGCACTGCAGTTCTGACCCTGCCACAGGCAGAACAGGGATGGTCTCTCCTGGAGTGGATGACCTGCCCAGTAACTCCACTgaagagatgagcaaactgagccCAGAGGGTGAAAGAGGCTGAGCCCAGAGGGTGAAAGGGGCTTGGCCCAGGGCCATCCACGGAAGCAGGAGTGTGCCCACCCACCCTACCCCACTCCCCGTGAAGGGCTCTGCATGAGGCAGGGCAGGTTATCTCCATCTTACAGGAGATGAATCTGGGGACCCACAAAGGTGGCTGACTCCCAAGGCCTCGCTGGTGCCCTGGCTGCAGCGTCCTCTGGTGGCAGGGCTgaaacccattcattcattcagccagcaTCGAgggacccccccccccccaaggGCTGTACTGTGGCCCTTTGCAGGAGGGGTGCTAACTGCAGCCCAGGAAGGGCAGGTGTGAACTGCGTCTGGAGCCCGGGCACATGAGGGAGCAGCAGCCCCTGAAGACTTCCTCAGCCCCCGCGCCTGCTCTGGCTCCAGGAGCCAGAGTGACAGCCTCACTCACCAGTTTGCCCTCGGTGCTCCCTTTCCAGGTTTTAATCACAAGTTCCAAGAGGTCAACATCCAAGACACATACATAATCTGCAGCAGAGGCGAGAGAAAGGTCCTGTGGCCCCCTTCCACCCGGCCCCGGCCCCAGCACCTGGGGAAAGGATCCGGTTGATCCAGGTATAGTCCCTGCTGTGCAGGCTACGTGTGGGAGCTAAGGACCCGGCCAGCAGCTGCTGGGAGACACCTGGCTGCTCTGGGTGTGGCCGGGGCGGTGGTCCCTCAGAGGGGAGGGAGCCCAGTCCCGGCCCTGCCCACCTCGCCGCAGGTCCAGGGTCTCCACCTCACACTTGTCGGACAGGTACAAGGCGGAGTCATCGAGGATGAACCTGGGGGGGAACAGGGCTGAGAAGGGCCCGGGCACCGCTGCAGGCGGCAGCTCCACGGGAGCCGAGCAGAGGGGTCCCAAGCCCACAGGAAGTGGTATGGACAGGCCCCTCCAGCCTCAGCGTTCCTGCCTGCACAATAGGGAGAAGGCCCAGACAGCAGGCAGCAGGAGGCGGGCAGCACTTGCAGCTCTCAAAGTGCCTGCAGTTCTGACACCTCGATGGGGCCTCACGACAGTCCTGGGAAGGGGTGTCCATTTTTCTCCCCACTGCATTTGTGGTTCTTCTAAAATAAGTCcttatttttggctgggcgcagcgTACaggattatgcctgtaatcccagcacttggagaggctgaggcaggcagatcacctgatatcaggcgtttgagaccagcctggccaacgtggtgaaaccccgtatctactaaaaatgcaaatattagctgggcgtggtggcgggtgcctgtaatcccagctacttggaaggctgaggcaggagaatctcttgaactagggaggcagaggttgcagtgagcctagatcacaccactgcactctagcctgggcgacatccAAGACACAGACATAATCTGCAGCAGAGGCGAGAGAAAGGTCCTGTGGCCCCCTTCTACCCAGCTCCAGCcccagcacctgggggaaggatCCGGTTGATCCTTCCTTTTggcgtctcaaaaagaaataataatgagggctgggcatggtggctcacgcctataatcccagcacttttggagaccaaggcaggcggatcacgaggtcaggaggtcgagaccagcctgaccaacaagatgaaaccctgtctctactaaaaatacaaaacttagctgggtgtggtggtgggtgcccatagtcccagctacttgggaggctgaggcaggagaatcgcttgaacccaggaggcagaggttacagtgagctgagattgcaccactgcactccagcctgctgacagagcgagactctgtctcaaaaaaaaagtctttattttaagGGTAACATAATGAAAACTCCTTTAAGatattttagaataaagaaaataaaaatcattcatcattCCTAGTCCCTAATTCTGAGAAAACCACCATACACATCTCCTTCCAAACTTTCTCTGCAGCTGCACACCAAGACATATATAAACACCCCTTcataaactgattttaaaacataCGTAGTCTTGTATCCAATGTTATTTGAGTAAACACTGTACTGCGGcatcttctattttatttatttatttatttatttatttatttatttatttgagacggagtcttgctctgtcacccaggctggagtgcagtggtgcaatcttggctcactgtaatctccacctcccggattcaagtgattctcctgcctcagcctcccgagtagctgggactacaggcgcctgccaccacgcccggctcatttctgtatttttagtagagacggggtttcaccatattggccaggctggtctcgaactcctgaccttgtgatctgcctgcctcagcctcccaaaggattcacacctgggattacaggtgtgagccaccgcaccctccATCTTGTTATATTTTGAAGTGATTCTTCAGCTTCACTTTAATCCCTGCATGGTTTTCTACCTACTAGGTGGGCCATGCTTATTTGCTCAGGTTGTAAGGGTTGTGATTTAATTGATACGTTTTGACTGTTTTAACTTATACTACATAAGCATTAAATTCCACCTCACTTATTCTCATATCCTAGGACAACCCCCAGACATGAGATTACCAGGTCAGAGGGCACAAATGCTTATAAGGCTCTGATCAGGAGGGTCCAACTGCCCTCTAGAAAGGCGGAAACAATCCACATTCCTGAGAATGGGACTATCACCCGGGTGGACAGCCGGTGAGGGTGGGATGGCCCGGTGCGGGGTGGCCGGCATACCTGAGCAGGAAGGTGGAGGTGTCCATGATGATGTTGCTGGAGAGAGTGAAGGTCTCCGCGGTGATGAGGACACGCACGGGGAGGTAGAGTGGCCTGGGGGTGATACTCAGGCTGGGGCCGGCTCCTTACACCTGAGAGCCCATCCCcgtccccagcccctggcccacCCAGCCTGGTACCTATAGTCCACAGAGCAGGATAACAGGTGTGTGTGCAGGATGGTGATGACTGTCGGGGGCAGGTAGCCCAGCACAGGGTCATCCAGCACGTCTAGGAACTCCAACAGCttcagaggccagggcaggaggaagcaGTGAGGATCAGGTGGCGTCTTCCCTCCTCTAACCCCTCCGTGTCCTGGCCCCTGCCTGGCACCTCACCTTCTGCCCACTAGCTGTCTGCCACACCCCTTGCCCAGGAGCTCCGGCCAAGGTCAGCTGTGGCCCAGTCCATGTTGCTCCCACCGGCCTCCTCCCACCTAGAGACCTGCTTGCCCAAAACAGAAGTCCAGAGTCACTGGGCCATGTGGCTGCCCACCACCCACACTCACCTGGGAATGCCAGCTCTGCTTGGGCAGGGCCATGTAGTGGCGCAGGGTGGCTTTGTGTAACCGCAGTGTCACCAGGAACTCCTGAGGGGAGGGGCGCAGTCAGGGCAGTGGGGGGGCCAGCCTCACCACGCACTGGGGTCCCACCGCACACCGGGGCCGCAGCCCAGGCTAGCAGGAGGGGTATCTGGCAGGCAAGCCCGTACCTTCACATTCTTGTGGGGGTCCAGGTGGATGCGCACAGCAGTGGACAACATATGGGGGCCCCGGCCCTGGCCCTTGCGGCCCGAGGCTCCCCGCTCGGTCACCCCTTCCTCCGATGGATAGATGGTCGGGGCCAGCTGAGCCGGGGGAGCGAAACTGGGAAGGTCCAGGTGACTGGGCAGCGGGTAGTCATCCACGGCCGCTGGGGAGGGGTCTCATGAGCCCCCTGCCAAGCCAACTGGCTACCCACTCCACCCAGGGCCCACATCTGTCCTGAAAGCCCTCCACCCCCAACCCTGGGCCCCAGTGGTGACCCGCCCCCAGGCCTCACACCTCGGTGGTAGAGTGTTGCCTTTTCAGCTTCCAGACAGAAGTAGCCAAGTCCTGGCTGGCCACAGTACTGGGAGACACTGAAGAGGGTACCATGCTCCATGTCCAGCACCAGCTCCCCATGCACAGCCTCCAGCCGCTTCCCACACTCATCCTGCAGAAGGAGCACACGGCCTGGCTTCCCCAGCTGCACTCAGCAACCCTCAAGCCCTCGGGGGGTTGGCGGCTCCTGGAGCCCTGGCCTAAGAGGGTCAGCTCCAGTTTCCACCACGGACGCTGCTGGAGGCCCTGGATGGCACTTGCCTCTTCTGCCaggagaaaaataatctcttccgGGTCTGCCCCCTCAGAGTGGGAACGGTGGGTGCTCCATGCCCATCCCGACCCCTAGCATGGTGCTTTACATACAGCAGGGGGTCAGAAGGAGCTGATGGGCTGTGATAGGGTGGGCAGGCTGGCGTGGGTGGGCTGGTGCTGCCCACTAAGGCCTCCTGCTCTCCACATTCTTGACCTGGAGCTGCTCGTGCTGGTCTTGCTTTGCCGCCAATGGGAGCTCTGAAGTTTGGGGCCCACCTGCCCAGGGCTGCACTCACCTTGGTCTCACAGAGGGCTGTGATCCGCCCCTTCAGCACTGTCACCAGTGTAGAGAAGGTGCTCTGCAAGTGAAGACTTGGGGCCTCAGGGGCAGGGGCCTGTGGGCCGCCTGATGCCCCCACTGAGAAGAAGTGGGCATCCTCGTCATCCGAGTCCGAGTCTGGGGTGAGATCAAAGCAGTTGGCTGGGAAGGAGACCGCGAAGGGCTAGCCTGGCCCTTCCCAGACCTGGGGGTCCTCCCTCTAGCCCTGCATTAGCACCTCTCATACCCAGCTTGAAGGTTGACTTGCACATCTTAAAGCTGTCGTGCCAGAAGCCTGAGGGGCCGGGGAAGCCCGAGGGCTGGGTGGCGGGGTCAGGGGTGGGAAGCAGATCTGCGGGCTCCCACATGAGCAGGTCGTTGTTGATCCTGAGACAGGCGGGTGGACAGCAGGTAAGGGAGGCCAGGCCCACGCCGTGTCCAGTCCCGCCCTGCTGGCCCCGCGTCTCCACCTGTTGTAGATGCTCTCGTAGACCTCCTTGCTGGGCAGAAAGATGTGGACACTGGGCAGGATCACTTCCAGGCTGTAGCGGGACAGTGCCAGGGTCCGGCTCTGGAACGTCCTCATCTCCTCAGGGTCTCCAGGGATCACCATCTGGACAGGGTGAGGTGGAAAGAGCAGGAGGGCCATCTTAGAGATGCTGGCTGGGGCCTGTCTCTGGTCTCAGTCCTGCCCTCCTATcgttcatcattcattcattcataggaGCCCTTCTCTACTGGGGATGCATGATAGCCATATGGATACAGTGCTGATGGCACACCTGTGCTGTTCTAAGGGCTTCAGGTATGTTAACtcctttcatcctcacaacaggcCTATGACACAGGTCATggttaggctgggcgcagtgcctcgcacctgtaatcctagcacttgtgggagggtgaggagggcagatcacttgaggtcaggagtttgagaccagcctggccaacatggtgaaaccctgtgtctactaaaaatacaaaattaggccgggcgcggtggctcatgcctataatcccagcactttgggaggctgaggcgggtgatcatttgaggtcaggagttcgagaccagcctggccaacatggtgaaaccctgtgtctactaaaaatacaaaattaggccgggcacggtggctcacgcctataatcccagcactttgggaggctgaggcgggtgatcatttgaggtcaggagttcgagaccagcctggccaacatggtgaaaccccgtctctactaaaaatataaaaattagccaggcgtggtggcacgcgcctgtaatcccagctactcaggaggctgaggcaggagaatcgcttgagcctgggaggtggaggttgtggtgagctgagatcgtgccactgcactccagcctcggcgacagagcaaaactctatctcaaaaaaaaaaaagaaaaaaaagagagacaggtcATGGTGCCCATTTTCCAGGGGAAGAAACTCATCTATAGGTAACTCTTCAAGGTCAGGTAACTCCCCAAGGTGATGACACAGTCCCAAGTGGCAGAGCCTGGCCCTTAACTGCCTCTCCAAGTGTACAGTGCTGATCGACCAGTCAGGTGGGGCGGGACCTGATCTTTCCAATTGAGGACTCATGCTCCCGAGGGGCCTGCCCTCACCAGTGCCCTTTCAGAAAGACTCTGATTGGCTGGAAAGAATGGAAGAGCCGAAATCCTCACTGGTCTTGGGTCAGCTCATGCCCACCCCAGCTGGTCGTGCTGCCCTGGCCCACAGCCACACAGGTGGCTTCTATGGCAGGAACCCGGGCGGTGGGCGGGAGGGGGTCCTGGGAAGAGGTAGGGCCAAGTCTCACCTCCTCTGTCTCATACATGGTCCTCTTAGAGGAGAAGGGCGAGGGCTCAGGTTCCCGCAGCTCACAGGGACTCTCCACTGACAGCTCcagctcctctcccttctcctgggCCACCTCCCACTGTGTGCTGCTGGACTGGGGGTTCACAGTCACCACTACCCTGCCGGGGCACAGGCCTGTCACTGGCCTGCAGGGCCCCCGGCACCCAGTTCCAAACTGGCCCCCTGCCACCCCCAGCAGAACCCTCCTCTCCTGGGCCCCATCCAGAGCCCCTACTTACTGGGGCAGGAAGTACTTGCGCCCAGTGCTCTTGGGGTCCAGGGCTTTGGAGACACGCAGGCAGGGGACAGGTGGCTTCCCTCCATCTTCATAGATACCTGGAGGGGGATGGGGAATTAGGGGGGTCATCACTGCTGCCTTTTCCTATTTCTTCCCCAATGCCCGGGTCAGCTCAGAGCTGTGCCCCCGACTCCACACACACCTTGGTGGGCAGAGAAAGCCAGAGACAAAGGGTCCACCCTTTGTCAGCGAGGAGGCCAGGGACAGGCAGTGCTGGGACCCCAAGAGCTGGTAAAGGCCTGGGCCAGGGGCTGCTCGGGTTGTGACTGGGCCCCTTCCATAGCCCCAAGCCCACCTCTCCCAGAAGCCAGGCCTCTTGCCCCAAG contains these protein-coding regions:
- the ATG2A gene encoding autophagy-related protein 2 homolog A isoform X1, with the protein product MSRWLWPWSNCVKERVCRYLLHHYLGHFFQEHLSLDQLSLDLYKGSVALRDIHLEIWSVNEVLESMESPLELVEGFVGSIEVAVPWAALLTDHCTVRVSGLQLTLQPRRGPAPGAADPQSWASCMTTSLQLAQECLRDGLPEPSEPPQPLEGLEMFAQTIETVLRRIKVTFLDTVVRVEHSPGDGERGVAVEVRVQRLEYCDEAVRDPSQVPPVDVHQPPAFLHKLLQLAGVRLHYEELPAQEEPPEPPLQIGSCSGYMELMVKLKQNEAFPGPKLEVAGQLGSLHLLLTPKQLQQLQELLSALSLTDHEGLADKLNKSRPLGAEDLWLIEQDLNQQLQAGVVAEPLNPDPLTNPLLNLDSTDLFFSMAGLTSSVASALSELSLSDVDLASSVHSDMASRRLSAQAHSAGKMAPNPLLDTMRPDSLLKMTLGGVTLTLLQTSAPSSGPPDLATHFFTKFDATKDGPFGSRDFHHLRPCFQRACPCSHVRLTGTAVQLSWELRTGSRGRRTTSMEVHFGQLEVLECLWPRGTSEPEYTEILTFPGMLGSQASARPCAHLRHTQTLRRVPKSRPRRSVACHYHSELALDLANFQADVELGALDRLAALLRLATVPAKPPAGLLTEPLPAMEQQTVFRLSAPRATLRLRFPIADLRPERDPWAGQAVRAEQLRLELSEPQFRSELSSGPGPPVPTHLELTCSDLHGIYEDGGKPPVPCLRVSKALDPKSTGRKYFLPQVVVTVNPQSSSTQWEVAQEKGEELELSVESPCELREPEPSPFSSKRTMYETEEMVIPGDPEEMRTFQSRTLALSRYSLEVILPSVHIFLPSKEVYESIYNRINNDLLMWEPADLLPTPDPATQPSGFPGPSGFWHDSFKMCKSTFKLANCFDLTPDSDSDDEDAHFFSVGASGGPQAPAPEAPSLHLQSTFSTLVTVLKGRITALCETKDECGKRLEAVHGELVLDMEHGTLFSVSQYCGQPGLGYFCLEAEKATLYHRAAVDDYPLPSHLDLPSFAPPAQLAPTIYPSEEGVTERGASGRKGQGRGPHMLSTAVRIHLDPHKNVKEFLVTLRLHKATLRHYMALPKQSWHSQLLEFLDVLDDPVLGYLPPTVITILHTHLLSCSVDYRPLYLPVRVLITAETFTLSSNIIMDTSTFLLRFILDDSALYLSDKCEVETLDLRRDYVCVLDVDLLELVIKTWKGSTEGKLSQPLFELRCSNNVVHVHSCADSCALLVNLLQYVMSTGDLHPPPRPPSPTEIAGQKVQLSESPASLPSCPPVETALINQRDLADALLDTERSLRELAQSSGGHLPQASPISVYLFPGERSGAPPPSPPAGSLGSCSEEKEDEREEEGDGDTLDSDEFCILDAPGLGIPPRDGEPVVTQLHPGPIVVRDGYFSRPIGSTDLLRAPAHFPVPSTRVVLREVSLVWHLYGGRDFGPHPGHRARAGLSGPRNSPSRCSGPNRPQNSWRTQGGSGRQHHVLMEIQLSKVSFQHEVYPAEPATGPEAPSQELEERPLSRQVFIVQELEVRDRLASSQINKFLYLHTSERMPRRAHSNMLTIKALHVAPTTNLGGPECCLRVSLMPLRLNVDQDALFFLKDFFTSLVAGINPVVPGETSVETRPETRAQPSSPLEGQAEGVETTGSQEAPGGGHSPSPPDQQPIYFREFRFTSEVPIWLDYHGKHVTMDQVGTFAGLLIGLAQLNCSELKLKRLCCRHGLLGVDKVLGYALNEWLQDIRKNQLPGLLGGVGPMHSVVQLFQGFRDLLWLPIEQYRKDGRLMRGLQRGAASFGSSTASAALELSNRLVQAIQATAETVYDILSPAAPVSRSLQDKRSARRLRRGQQPADLREGVAKAYDTVREGILDTAQTICDVASRGHEQKGLTGAVGGVIRQLPPTVVKPLILATEATSSLLGGMRNQIVPDAHKDHALKWRSDSAQD